The genomic DNA CAGCACGCGCGCCGCCGGTCCCGCACCGGGCCCCTCCCCGGCGGCCGCCGGCTCCCCCTCGCGCGCCGCCCCTCTCACCGGGGCGGCTCCGAGGCGGCCCGGGCGGCCCGTTCGGCGGCGAGTCCCCTGCGGCGCAGGGCGACGGCCTGCCGTACGTAGTCGAGCCCGGTGGCGACCGTCAGGACCACCGCCAGCGCCATCACCCACCACCGCAGCGTGGCCAGCGGGCCGGTCAGCGCCAGCACGTACATGCCCACGGCCGTGCCCTGGGCGAGCGTCTTCATCTTGCCGCCCCGGCTGGCCGGGATCACCCCGTGGCGGATCACCCAGAACCGCAGGAGCGTGATGCCCAGCTCGCGGGAGAGGATCACGCCCGTCACCCACCACGGCAGGTCGCCGAGGGCGGACAGGCAGACCAGACCGGCTGCCATGATGGCCTTGTCGGCGATGGGGTCGGCGATCTTGCCGAAGTCGGTGACGAGGTTGTACGTCCGCGCCAGGTGGCCGTCGAAGATGTCCGTGATCATGGCGACGGCGAA from Streptomyces sp. MRC013 includes the following:
- the pgsA gene encoding CDP-diacylglycerol--glycerol-3-phosphate 3-phosphatidyltransferase; protein product: MTGVPAPASGGTGRRAPGGKLGAAAVSQASLWNVANILTMLRLVLVPAFVVLLLQDGGYDPAWRAWAWAAFAVAMITDIFDGHLARTYNLVTDFGKIADPIADKAIMAAGLVCLSALGDLPWWVTGVILSRELGITLLRFWVIRHGVIPASRGGKMKTLAQGTAVGMYVLALTGPLATLRWWVMALAVVLTVATGLDYVRQAVALRRRGLAAERAARAASEPPR